A portion of the Pseudobdellovibrionaceae bacterium genome contains these proteins:
- the gatC gene encoding Asp-tRNA(Asn)/Glu-tRNA(Gln) amidotransferase subunit GatC, which yields MSTVKDIQKKACIKLSKKEEAYYENAFSEILKYVQQIVSVNSKEDTPIYTHDHIPKQLREDTVENSTVVNSILEQAPQKEGNYFKVPPVLGGK from the coding sequence ATGAGCACAGTCAAAGATATTCAAAAAAAAGCCTGCATTAAACTCTCTAAAAAAGAAGAAGCCTACTACGAAAATGCTTTTTCTGAGATTTTAAAATATGTGCAACAAATTGTTTCTGTAAATAGTAAAGAAGATACTCCCATATATACACATGATCATATCCCTAAGCAATTACGAGAAGACACTGTGGAAAATAGCACAGTGGTTAATTCTATTTTAGAACAAGCTCCGCAAAAAGAAGGAAACTATTTTAAAGTTCCACCTGTTTTAGGGGGAAAGTAA
- the gatA gene encoding Asp-tRNA(Asn)/Glu-tRNA(Gln) amidotransferase subunit GatA, translating into MPWINKSVYELKNALEKKEVTAVELSQSLLSHAKKHNKKINAIISFNPKLLDEAKDSDQRRATNTLKGELDGIPIVVKDMFCTKGLKTTAASKMLENFIPPYSSTVVKNLQNAGALLLGKANQDEFAMGGTNEYSYFGNCLNPWNTDYVAGGSSGGSAASVAGGFAPLALGTDTGGSVREPAHFCGVVGLKPTYGRLSRYGVISFASSLDQPGIMGKQVKDVALALQVSSSYDPKDATSANCEVPHFSKNITSNIKEKKIGLLLPENGVDKNIVEKFNAVKEILKEQGCKIVPVSFSYLSSVACVYHIIASSEASSNLARYDGVRYGYSADFSKKPAENLMDFYATSRAEAFGEEVKRRILLGTYVLSSGYYDAYYKKACQLRYLIAQEFKKILQSVDCILSPVSGGVALKVGANKDNLSKNYDHDWLTVGANLAGLPALSVPAGFSDKGLPIGLQLLSSHFQEQTILDVALNIEENLQTYKKKNSFCS; encoded by the coding sequence ATGCCCTGGATAAATAAATCAGTATACGAATTAAAAAACGCTTTAGAAAAAAAAGAAGTGACTGCTGTGGAGCTGTCGCAGTCTTTGTTAAGTCATGCGAAAAAACACAATAAAAAAATCAACGCAATTATTTCTTTTAACCCTAAATTATTAGACGAAGCAAAAGACAGTGATCAGCGTAGAGCCACAAATACTCTTAAGGGAGAGTTAGACGGCATACCCATTGTGGTTAAAGATATGTTTTGCACAAAAGGTTTAAAAACCACAGCAGCATCTAAGATGTTAGAAAACTTTATTCCGCCTTATTCTTCCACAGTGGTTAAAAATTTACAAAACGCGGGAGCTTTACTTTTAGGAAAAGCTAACCAAGATGAGTTTGCTATGGGTGGGACTAATGAATATTCTTATTTTGGAAATTGTTTAAACCCATGGAACACCGACTATGTAGCAGGGGGCTCTAGTGGTGGTTCGGCAGCTAGTGTGGCTGGTGGTTTTGCACCCTTGGCATTGGGGACAGATACAGGAGGTTCTGTAAGGGAGCCGGCTCATTTTTGTGGAGTGGTGGGGTTAAAGCCCACTTATGGCAGGCTAAGTCGTTACGGAGTAATATCTTTTGCCTCTAGTTTAGATCAGCCTGGAATTATGGGTAAGCAAGTTAAAGATGTGGCTTTGGCTTTACAAGTTTCTAGCTCTTATGATCCAAAAGATGCAACTAGTGCCAATTGCGAGGTTCCTCATTTTAGTAAAAACATTACCTCTAATATTAAAGAAAAAAAAATTGGATTACTATTGCCAGAAAACGGCGTGGACAAAAACATTGTTGAAAAGTTTAATGCAGTTAAAGAAATATTAAAAGAACAAGGTTGCAAGATTGTTCCCGTGTCTTTTTCCTATTTATCTAGCGTTGCTTGTGTGTATCATATTATTGCTTCCAGCGAAGCCTCTAGTAACTTGGCTCGTTACGATGGAGTAAGATACGGGTACAGTGCCGACTTTAGCAAAAAACCAGCAGAAAATTTAATGGACTTTTACGCCACTTCAAGAGCCGAGGCTTTTGGAGAAGAGGTAAAGCGGCGTATTTTATTGGGAACTTATGTTTTATCTAGCGGCTACTATGATGCTTATTATAAAAAAGCTTGTCAGTTGCGCTATTTAATTGCTCAAGAATTTAAAAAGATTCTTCAATCAGTGGATTGTATTTTGTCACCAGTTTCGGGAGGGGTGGCGTTAAAAGTTGGTGCTAATAAAGATAATTTAAGTAAAAATTATGACCACGATTGGTTAACTGTTGGTGCTAATTTAGCAGGCTTGCCAGCTTTAAGTGTGCCTGCGGGGTTTTCTGATAAAGGTTTACCCATTGGGTTACAGTTGCTGAGTTCGCATTTTCAAGAGCAAACAATTTTAGATGTGGCTTTAAATATTGAAGAAAATTTGCAAACCTATAAAAAGAAAAATAGTTTTTGCAGTTAG
- the gatB gene encoding Asp-tRNA(Asn)/Glu-tRNA(Gln) amidotransferase subunit GatB: protein MAVQDWQVVIGLEIHAQLSSKTKMFSSDSTEFGQEVNKNTSPTSLGLPGALPTINKKAVELGVKMGLALNCDIRKNFSFSRKNYFYPDLPKAYQISQHQDPVCEKGYLEIFFNGEFKKIAIERAHLEEDAGKSLHKEGATLVDFNRSGVPLLEIVSEAVLTSPKEAAEYSRQMRQLLLYTQVCDGNLQEGSMRCDCNISLCKPGEPWGTKVEIKNINSFKFIEKALDYEIKRQAKVLESGEKTVQETRLYDVKNNVTVSMRAKEDAHDYRYFPDPDLLSVCLEETDIQSWKKDLPELPIPKMQRFIKDYQLKPEDAFAIAQNQNFANFFEKVATQSKNFKSSYNWMVGDVLKYMNEEKKELKNLNFSSSQLAQLISLIDQEVISGKIAKLVFADMMKTGKDPEAIVEEKSLKQITDEKAILHFIEDSLKNFDKQLQEYRSGQTKLFGFFVGTTMKASEGKINPALLNKLLKQYLDK from the coding sequence TTGGCAGTACAAGATTGGCAAGTAGTTATTGGCTTAGAAATTCATGCCCAATTATCTAGTAAAACAAAAATGTTTTCTTCAGACTCCACAGAGTTTGGTCAAGAGGTGAATAAAAACACAAGCCCCACAAGTTTAGGTTTGCCAGGTGCCCTGCCTACAATAAATAAAAAAGCGGTAGAATTGGGTGTAAAAATGGGTTTAGCGCTTAACTGCGATATTCGAAAAAATTTTAGTTTTTCTAGAAAAAATTATTTTTATCCTGATTTGCCAAAAGCTTATCAAATTTCTCAACACCAAGACCCCGTTTGCGAAAAAGGCTATTTAGAAATTTTTTTTAATGGTGAGTTTAAAAAAATAGCTATTGAAAGAGCTCATTTAGAAGAAGATGCAGGAAAATCTTTACATAAAGAGGGGGCTACTTTAGTAGACTTTAATCGCTCGGGAGTTCCTCTTTTAGAAATTGTTTCTGAGGCCGTTTTAACTAGTCCTAAAGAGGCAGCAGAGTATTCTAGGCAAATGAGGCAGTTATTACTATATACCCAAGTTTGTGATGGTAATTTACAAGAAGGGTCTATGCGCTGTGATTGTAATATTAGTTTATGTAAGCCGGGAGAACCTTGGGGTACAAAAGTAGAAATTAAAAACATTAACTCTTTTAAGTTTATTGAAAAGGCTTTGGATTATGAAATTAAACGCCAAGCTAAAGTTTTAGAATCAGGAGAAAAAACTGTGCAAGAAACAAGGCTATATGATGTTAAAAATAATGTCACCGTTAGCATGAGAGCTAAAGAAGATGCTCATGATTATAGGTACTTTCCAGACCCTGATTTATTGTCCGTCTGTTTAGAAGAAACAGACATTCAATCTTGGAAAAAAGATTTACCAGAGTTGCCTATACCAAAAATGCAGCGATTTATTAAAGACTATCAATTAAAACCAGAAGATGCCTTTGCCATTGCACAAAATCAAAACTTTGCTAATTTTTTCGAAAAGGTAGCCACACAAAGTAAAAATTTTAAGTCCTCTTACAATTGGATGGTGGGTGATGTTTTAAAGTATATGAATGAAGAAAAAAAAGAATTAAAGAATTTAAATTTTTCTAGCTCACAGTTAGCTCAATTAATTTCTTTAATAGACCAAGAAGTAATTTCTGGAAAAATTGCAAAGCTAGTATTTGCCGATATGATGAAAACTGGCAAAGACCCAGAAGCTATTGTAGAAGAAAAATCTTTAAAACAAATTACTGACGAAAAAGCCATTTTACATTTTATTGAAGACAGCTTAAAAAACTTTGATAAACAGTTGCAAGAGTATAGATCTGGACAAACTAAGTTGTTTGGTTTTTTTGTTGGTACAACTATGAAAGCCTCCGAAGGAAAAATTAACCCCGCTTTGTTAAATAAATTATTAAAACAATATTTAGATAAATAA
- a CDS encoding LysM peptidoglycan-binding domain-containing protein, whose protein sequence is MRKLIVLLLCIVFMSSCSWFGSKSSSDISSLDAEVAMLGDEEVLASDNDIESLSNKASKGAFSEKDDLGDLDELDEDEDEDEDSNASATEEDSDKLAAELDLDDNELDVDEPSADNLNAEKQDEESDDVAAENLEAEGEGASVTESGSEEEADADVGKSQKDEGSYSDGFVDADGFDGKVSPEKGQASTDKINADSTFEDSNEDSNEDSFSDTPVKTYVSVKKIKTVPYIKNDILVNAVYIARKGDTLKGVSNKIYSLYKKTQLLKINSHLRKYTQLPVGTKIYYNSPTRPEDSTNLLTYYEEANLEPQAYTTMEGDNLRTLGKQLLGHSKSWQELWATNAAVESKGVLPAGISIRYWGKASADVIDSQGVAKNKAKQQAEQDQAEADLAVATQKKQEDKLALEANSLESQAEPVVDSTAGVDTDSVKNLATKENAVAKVAEAKTETETKTETKTETEAEAETQAETQEVGQEKVEAKIQEIGQEKVEVKTQEADQSQAELENKIPEQAVPKIEVSEKVVQPIAKVAAVTPVVVAEKSFVDQILSLLDDDVTLYGLMGLCILILAFLFMRKRKEQPIDNGNNEDIEQLDSNTAMFLGGSKKAMGATQVDATQMDATQMDATQMDATQMDATQMDATQMDATQMDATQMGTNLGLEDSADVSVFLSDDDDEKAIG, encoded by the coding sequence ATGCGTAAACTTATTGTTTTATTATTGTGCATTGTATTTATGAGCTCTTGCTCGTGGTTTGGTTCTAAATCTTCTTCAGATATAAGTTCTTTAGATGCCGAGGTAGCAATGTTAGGTGATGAAGAAGTCTTGGCTTCAGACAACGACATAGAAAGCTTATCCAACAAAGCCTCTAAAGGTGCCTTTAGTGAAAAAGACGATCTTGGCGATTTAGATGAGTTAGACGAGGACGAGGACGAGGACGAGGACAGTAATGCCAGCGCTACTGAAGAAGACTCTGATAAATTAGCAGCAGAATTAGATTTAGATGATAACGAGCTAGATGTTGACGAACCCAGTGCGGACAATCTTAATGCCGAAAAACAAGACGAAGAAAGCGACGATGTAGCTGCAGAGAATTTAGAAGCAGAAGGTGAAGGCGCTTCTGTAACAGAGTCTGGGTCCGAAGAGGAAGCTGATGCTGATGTGGGTAAAAGCCAAAAGGATGAGGGTTCTTACTCTGATGGGTTTGTAGATGCTGATGGTTTTGACGGCAAAGTTTCACCAGAAAAAGGCCAAGCTAGTACGGATAAAATTAATGCCGACAGCACTTTTGAAGATTCTAATGAAGATTCTAATGAAGATTCTTTTTCAGACACTCCCGTTAAAACTTATGTTTCGGTAAAAAAAATAAAAACCGTTCCTTATATAAAAAATGATATTTTAGTAAATGCAGTATACATCGCCAGAAAAGGGGATACCTTAAAAGGCGTTAGTAATAAAATTTATTCTTTGTACAAAAAAACACAATTATTAAAAATTAATTCACACTTAAGAAAATATACTCAGCTTCCTGTGGGTACAAAAATTTATTATAATTCTCCAACACGGCCAGAAGATAGCACTAACTTATTAACTTATTACGAAGAGGCTAACCTAGAGCCACAAGCTTACACCACTATGGAAGGGGATAATTTACGCACATTGGGTAAGCAGTTGTTAGGGCATTCTAAATCTTGGCAAGAGTTGTGGGCCACTAATGCGGCGGTTGAGTCTAAGGGTGTTTTACCTGCAGGAATAAGCATCCGCTATTGGGGAAAGGCTAGTGCTGATGTTATTGACTCCCAAGGGGTAGCTAAAAATAAAGCTAAGCAACAGGCTGAACAAGATCAGGCAGAAGCTGATCTAGCTGTGGCAACACAAAAAAAACAAGAAGATAAATTAGCATTAGAAGCAAATTCTTTGGAGAGCCAAGCCGAACCCGTGGTGGACTCTACAGCAGGTGTGGACACAGATTCTGTAAAAAATTTGGCGACCAAAGAAAATGCTGTTGCTAAGGTTGCCGAAGCCAAAACCGAAACCGAAACCAAAACCGAAACCAAAACCGAAACCGAAGCCGAAGCCGAAACCCAAGCCGAAACCCAAGAGGTAGGTCAGGAAAAAGTAGAAGCCAAAATTCAAGAGATCGGTCAGGAAAAAGTAGAAGTAAAAACCCAAGAGGCAGATCAGTCGCAGGCTGAATTGGAAAATAAAATTCCTGAACAAGCAGTGCCAAAGATAGAAGTGTCTGAAAAAGTAGTGCAGCCTATAGCTAAGGTTGCAGCAGTAACACCAGTTGTTGTTGCCGAAAAAAGCTTTGTTGATCAAATTTTAAGTTTATTAGACGACGACGTAACTTTGTATGGTTTGATGGGGTTATGTATACTTATTCTTGCTTTTTTATTTATGCGCAAGCGTAAGGAACAACCCATAGACAACGGTAATAATGAAGATATCGAGCAATTAGATAGCAATACAGCTATGTTTTTAGGTGGTTCTAAAAAAGCCATGGGCGCCACTCAAGTGGATGCCACACAAATGGACGCCACACAAATGGACGCCACGCAAATGGACGCCACACAAATGGACGCCACGCAAATGGACGCCACGCAAATGGATGCCACGCAAATGGATGCCACGCAAATGGGTACTAATTTGGGCCTAGAAGATAGCGCTGATGTTTCGGTGTTTTTAT